The nucleotide sequence GAAACTGTTCGTCGACTACAACCAGAACGCGCGCGACCACACCATCGCCAGCGCCTACTCGGTGCGCGGCGTCCCCCGCGGCACCGTCTCCACCCCGATCACCTGGGCGGAGGTCGACGACGTCGAACCCCGGGAGTGCACGATCGCCACCGTTCCGGCCCGCTATGCCCAGATGGGTGACCTGCACGCCGGTATCGACCAGGCCGTCTTCTCCATCGACCCGTTGATCGAGTGGGCCGAACGCGACGAGCGCAACGGCGCGGAGGACGTGCCAACGGACTGACCGGTTCCGGGGGCCGCACCGCCGCAGGAGATCGGAACCTCAGCTGACGGCGGGGCCCGGCGGGTTGCCCGCCTGACGCAGGACCCGCGCCACGTCGTCCAGCGCGAGCCACAGCGGGCGGGCGCTGGCCGCATCCCCCGGGGTGAACTGCACCGTGATCATCACCGCCTCGTCGGTCCACCGAAGTGCGGTGCAGGGCCACATCTCGTAACCGCCCGCGTCATCCAGGACCAGCCTGGCGATGGCAGGCACCCGGCCCTGCGGCTTGGTCGGCACCACCTTCGGATCTACCTCGTTCAGATACCGGTGCATCGCCATCTCCATGCCGGCAGTGTATCGAACATATGTACTGCCGGGGTCTGCCCGGTCGGGTGATCGTCGTACACCGCGGTGATCGTCGTACACCGCACGGATCAACTACGGCGGCGCGGTTGAACTCGCCCCGATGGGGATCAGAGGGGACACGAGCCGTCGGGTTGAGCGGCGCCGGTCCGGAATTCGGACTACGAGCCGGCCGGCGGGGGCGCCGACGGCGTTCCGCACGCGGCGCAGAACCTGGCGCCCGGTGCCAGTTCGACCCCGCAGTTGGTGCAGTGCGCGACCGCGGGCACGAGTCCGGTACCGCAGTTCTGGCAGAATTTCGCCCCGACCGGGTTGCCGGTGTGGCAGGCGGAGCAGGTCACCCCGGGCGGCGCACCGAGCGGTTGCGAAGGGGGTGCGGGCGGCGATCCGGCCGGTGGCGGGCCGGCGTAGCCGCCTCCGATGCCGCCGGCAAAACCTTGCGGCGGCGGCGCAGCCGGAGGGTAGGGCTGACCGCCCTGCTGGCCCATCCCCAGGCCGAGGCCGAGGAACGCGCCGCCCACCCCGGCGCCGCCCTGAGCCATCCCCTGCCCGGCGCCGAGGGCCATCTCGCCGGCGGCGTACTGGTTGAAGCTCCCGGCCAGACGCGAGTAGCTGGTGTCCTTGGCCAGGGTCTTGAGCTGCTTCTGGTCCTCCTCGGCGAGGTTGATGTCGAAGTTGCCCATCCTGGTGATCGCGACGCCGTACGTCTCCAGCTGTCGGTTCGCGTTCTCGATGACCTTCTGCTCGATCTCGGGCGTGTACGCCGACAGCCCGAGGATCGGCCAGCTGTTCCGGACGATCTGGGTGGTGATGTCGGTGCGCAGCACCTTGAGCATCTGATCGCTGACCCAGTTGCTGACCTTGCCGTTGTCGGTCACGTCCAGGGTGCCCAGCAGGTTCATGATCAACATGACCGGATCGGTGACGCGCATCGCGTAGTCGCCGAAGACCCGCAACGTGACGATCAGGCCGGTCTGCGGATCCTGGACGTCGTCGATCCGGCCGCCGAAGGTGAACCCGGTGAATTCCCGGTTAGCGACGAAGTACAACTCGGCACGGTAGGCCCGCCCTGCGGTCGCCGCATCGATGATGATGCCCAGTCCGGGTATCTCGTCCGCATCGATCTGATGACGACCGGGTCCCATCGTCGCAGCGATCTTTCCGGTGTTGACGAAGATGGCCAACTCGTCGGCATTGACGATCGCGCGGGTGTACCGCCGGATGCTCTGGTCGGGCCACTTGTAGACGAGCTGACCCTTCTTGTCGTCGGGCACCGCGATGAATTCGCGTCCGAGTAGGGCCATTTCCGCCTCCGGGCTCAGGTTGGGCAGTACGCCTGCTGAAAATGTAGACCTTCGATGCCGAAGTTCGCAGTACACCGGGTATGTCCGCCTGCTAACTTTCCAGAGCGCCCCTGATCCGTCGCCGCCATGGACGCAGCTCTGACCGGAGGAGGACTGATGGACCGGATCGAATGTCAGTGGTGTCACAGCCAGGACGCCGGTGAGTCGACCTCGTGTTCCACCTGCGGAGCGCCGTTGGATGTCCGCAACCGGGTCAGCGAGTCGGGTTGGCGTGAAGCCCCGAGGCTCCGCGACATGACCGAGATCCGGTTCTCCAACAGTTCGTGTCAGGTCGAGGGTGAATTGGTGCCGGTCGCCGAGTTGAACCTGACCGCAGGCGATTCGGTCTTCTTCGAGCACCACGTGATGCTGTGGAAGGACGAGGCCACCCCGCTGTCGCAGATGAACATCGGGGGTGGCCTCAAACGCAGCCTGGCCGGAATGCCGTTCACCATCTCGGTGGCGCACGGGCCGGGCCGGGTGGCCTTCTCTCGTGACGCCCCGGGAGAAATGGTGGTCCTGCCGCTCCATCCCGGTATGGAGATCGACGTTCGAGAGCATGCTTTTCTGGTGGCCTCGGCCAGCGTCACCTATTCGTTCGTGCGCATCAAGGGCCTGGCCAACATCCTGCATGGCGGGGGCGGCATGTACATGGACCGCTTCGTGACATCCGGTGCGCCCGGACTGCTGGTGCTGCACGGCTACGGCGCCGTACTGGAGCGTTCGCTGGCCGCCGGCGAGAAGATCCTGGTCGAACCGGGCGGATTTCTGTACAAGGACTCCACGGTGGTCCTGAACACCGTGCAGCTCCCGTTCCGGACCGGCATGTTCGGGAAGAACATGAGCATGGCCGAGATGGTCGGGCCGGGCCGGGTGGGCATCCAGTCGATGTACGTCCACCACCACTCGGAGTGAGATTCGATGACCACCCCGCCGGCACCTGACTCGACCTACACCTGCCGCTACTGCCGGCAGCCCAGCGACGTGCTCGTCCACTCGTGTCCACGGTGCGGTGCACCGACCGATGTGCGCGCCGTCATCAGCCGGTCGGGATGGGTGCGGCAGCCACCGATCAAGGACATGGCCCGCATCCAGTTCGGCCAGTCGCAGGTGCAGATCGAGGGACGTCAGGTACCGGTCGCGGACTTCAAGCTGGCGGGTCCGGAATGGATCTACTTCGGGCACCACACCCTTCTCTGGTGCGACCCGTCGGTGCGACTGCAGCAGATGAGCCTGAAGGGCGGTTGGAAACGCATGATGGCGGGGCTGCCGATCCTGATGGCGCAGGCCTCCGGACCCGGCCAGATCGGCCTGGCCGACAGCCACACCGGCGAGATGGTGGCCCTGCCGCTGCAGGCCGGGCAGTCGATCGTCGTGCGGGAGCATCGTTTCCTCTGCGCCACAGGCAGTGTCGCCTACGACTGGCAGGCGTCCTCGATCTGGTACGTGACCGGCACCGGTGACGACCAGGAGACCCACTACCCGTTGGGCGTCTACGAGGACCGTTTCGTGGCCAAGGACGGACCTGGCCTGATCCTGCTGCATTCGCCCGGGAACACGTTCATCCGTGATCTCGGCCCCGGCGAGACCATTCTGATGAAGCCCACCGCGATGCTCTACCGCGATGTCACCGTGACGGCGCACCTGCACGTGGAGTATCCGAACAGCAGCTTCACGACGCGCGCGATGGGCGGACTCCTCGGAATGGCCGGAGGTGCCGTCGGCGAACTCTCCGGCGGAATGTTCGCGAGGAGGATCGCGAACGCGACGTCATCGGCGTGGAGCAATCGCAACGTGTGGCTGCGTCTGGTCGGCCCCGGACGGGTCGCCATGCAGTCGGTGTTCGAGCGCGAGGAAGCCAGCAACTACATCCAGCGGAGCAGCCCGGCCACCGAACAGCGCTGGTGAACGGGTCACCGTGATGCGCTGGCCGGCACCCCGGGCCCGACCTGTCCCAGGAGCGAGCCGGAGCGAGCCGGTGGGTACCGGCCCCCGGTGTTGATGACCGCCGCGTCCGGACCGCCGCGGTCACGGTGCAGAATGGTGTAGTCGTTGCCTTCCCTAACGACTTCACTGCCGCCTGAAAGGTGAATGCGCGCCGCATGACCGACCTGGACCGCACCACGGGCACAGCGCCGCTCACCCTGCGGTCGATCACCCCGTCGGTGTTCCTGCCGGCGATGATCTACGAGATCGGCAACGGCGCCACCGCTCCGGTGATCGCCCTGACCGCCCTGCAACTCGGCGCCTCGCCTTCGACGGCGGGGTTCATGCTGGCGTTGCTCGGAGTCGGTCAGGTGCTCGGGGACATCCCGGCCTCGGCGCTCGCCGATCGGATCGGCGACCGTCACGCGATGATGCTGGCTGCCGGGCTGGCCACGATCGGACTCGCCGGTTGCTTCCTGGCCCCCGATCTGGCCGTCCTGGGGATCTCGCTGCTGCTGATCGGGATGGCCAACGCCACCTTCTATCTCGCTCGGCAGTCCTACCTCACCGAAGTGGTCCCCACCGCCATGCGCGCCCGCGCCATGTCCACCCTCGGCGGGTCGCACCGGATCGGGCTCTTCATCGGTCCGTTCGTCGGCGCGGCGGCCATCGGTCTGACGGAGTTGCGCAGCGCCTACGTGGTCGCCATGGTCACCGCAGTGGCCGCCGGTGTGCTGCTGCTGGTGGTTCCCGACGTCCAGCTCCCGCCCGGCCAGGTGACGACCGCCCGCGGCGGAGTGACCTCCCGCGAGATGCTCGCCGGCCACCGGCGGTTGTTCGCCACCCTGGGGGTGGCCATCCTGGCGGTCGGAGCCGTCCGGGCCGCACGACAGACGGTCCTGCCCCTGTGGGCCGAACATCTGGGCATCAGCGCAGCCGGGACGAGTCTGATCTTCGGGATCGCCAGCGCGGTCGACATGGCGCTGTTCTACCCGTCCGGCAAGGTGATGGACCGCTACGGACGGCTGGCCATCGCCCTCCCCTCCATGACGATCCTCGGGGCCGCGATGATGACGCTGCCACTGACCTCCGGCGCGCTGTCGCTGACCATCGTGGCCATGGTGATGAGCTTCGGGAACGGCATCGGCTCCGGCATCATGATGACGCTCGGCGCCGACGCGGCACCGGCGGTGGGCCGCATCAAATTTCTCGGGATCTGGCGCGTGTTCAGTGATTCCGGCAATGCCGCCGGCCCGGTGGTGATGTCGTTGGTCGCCTCGGTCACCACGCTGGCCGTCGGAATCGTGAGCATCGGCTCGGCCGGGCTGCTGGCCGCGACCGCGCTGGCCATCTGGGTGCCGCGTTACTCGCTGTTCGCGACCGCCAGATCCATCGCGGCCGAGCGCGTGCGTGACGGGCCGGACGGCTCCGCCTGAGACGCAGACGACTGTCCGCCGAGCGGTTTCACAGCAAGCATTGCGCCATCACTTTGCTCGCCCACATCTGCAACCACTACTTCTGGGATGAAGACCGCCGAATCCACCGGGCGGCGCAGCCAAGGAGGCAGTCGTGTTCGGACTCAAGTCACTGGCCCTGGGTTCCGCGACAGCGTTGCTGATCGCGATGGGGGCTCCGGCTGCGCACGCCGCCACCGGCGTCGCCTACGCCGCTGCTGCGACCACGACCGCCTCCGCGCACAGCACCGACTGGTCCGGCTGGGATGTCACCGGAAGCACCTACACCTCGGTGTCGGCGGCGTGGACGGTGCCGACCGTCACGTGCGCCGCCGGGGAGACGAGCTATTCGGCGGACTGGGTCGGCCTGGACGGGGACGGCAGCAATTCCGTCGAGCAGACCGGGACCTCCTCCGACTGCTCTTCCGGAACGCCGACCTACTCCGCGTGGTACGAGTTCTACCCGGCCGTGGCGGTCTCCCTGACCAACACCGTCAAGGCCGGCGACAAGATCTCGGCCTCCGTGGTCGCGGTGAAGGGGACGGACAGATTCACGCTGGTGGTGACCGACAGCACGCAGCGGTGGACGAAGAGCGAGACCGGCGATTCGCCGTCCGGCACCGGGGCCTCGGCCGAGATCATCGCCGAGGCGCCGTCCGGCTCGGAACGGTCGGACAGCGTGCTGCCGTTGGCCGACTTCAAGACGGTGACCTTCTCCGACGTACTGGTCAACGGCAGCAAACTGGGTGCGGCCACCGGGGCCGGGAAGATTGCCATGGTCGACAACTACGAGAACCCGATGGCCACCGTCTCGGAACTGACCGGATCCGACAGGTTCACCGTGACCTGGGTGTCCAGCGGCAACTCGATCGGCACGCAGCAGTCCAGTTCGGGCCAGGGTGCGGCCGGGAGCTCCGGCGGGTTCGGATGGCCGGGCACGCAATCCGGCGTCGGCAGCTCCGGCTGGGGTGACCTGGGCGGCTGGACCGACACGATCGGCGAGGGCTACGGCGGTGGATACGGTGGCGGTGGATACGGTGGCGGATCCTCGGGTGCCGGCGGATCCGCGGACGGCAGCGGGGTCGGCCAGACCTACTGGCAGTCCTGAACCGCCCCTCGCGACCCACCTCCACCGCCTCGCCCGGCGACGTACTCTGCGAGTAGTGGCCAGGAAGGGCGAACGATGACGGACAGCGGTGCGATCGGTGCGGTGGGCACCATCAGCATTCCGACACGGGGAGAGCGTGGACCGGGGGAAGTGGTCCTGACGCTCGGTGGTGTCCGGGAGTGCTACATCGCCGACAGCGACGCCCCGATCGAGCGGGGCCAGTCGGTACTGGTGGTGGACGTCGCCCCCCATCGTCACGTGACTGTGGTGCCGTGGGCTGGATTCCCGGTCCCGGGGGCACCCGTTCCGCAGTGACGTGCGGGCGCTCGGCGACGAAAACCCGCGCGGTGCCCACCGCCCGTCCTATGCTGACCGTCGAGGTCATCCGCACGAGGAAGAAGGCATCACATGTTCGGCTATCGGGTTCCTGATCCTGATGAGGCGCTGCTGATCTCCGGCGGGCGCTCCAGCAGTGGCGCGCCGTTCCGCGTCGTCATCGGGCACGGAGCGTTCGTACCGCCGATCTTCCGGAGGGCCAACCTGCTGTCCCTGGCGATGACGGAGTCCGAGGTCCAGGAGACCTGCGTGACCAAACAGGGCATCGCGCTGAACGTCAAGGCCGTGATCGCCTTCAAGGTCGGCGGGGATGTGGAGTCCATCGTTGCTGCCGGGCAGCGGTTCCTGTCCGACCAGGACCAGATGTCCATCCTGACGGGCCGCATCTTCGCCGGCCACCTGCGGTCGATCATCGGGTCGATGACGGTCGAGGAGATCGTCACCGAGCGGCAGAAGCTGGCCACCGAGGTGCTGGATGGCTCCAAGGAGGAGATGGCCAAGATCGGTCTGACCGTCGACGCCCTGCAGATCCAGTCGATCGACGACGGACGGCTCGGCTACATCGCTGCGATGTCGGCGCCGCACAACGCCGCGATCCAGCAGGCCGCGGCCATCGCGCAGTCCAACGCCAATCAGATGGCCGCCCAGGCCGAGCAGGATTCGCTGCGCAAGCAGGCCGAGTACCAGCGGCAGACGACGATCGTGCAGGCCCAGTACAAGGCCGAGGTCGACAAGGCGCAGGCCTCGGCCGCGCAGGCCGGTCCGTTGTCCCAGGCACAGGCCCAGCTCGAGGTGCTGCAGGCCCAGAAGGATGTCGCCGAGCGCAACGCCGAGCTGCGCGAGCAGCAGTTGGTCGCCGAGGTGGTCAAGCCCGCCCAGGCCGAGGCCGAGAAGACCAAGATCCTGGCCGCCGCCGAAGCCGAGAAGATCCAGATCCTGGCCGCTGCCGCCGCTTCCAACAACCGCGTGGCCCTGGACCGGATGCTGATCGAGCAACTCCCGGAGATCGTCAAGTCGGCCGCCCAGGGGCTCAACGGTGCCAATGTGACGGTGCTGAATGGCGCCGACGGACTCGGCGACATCGCTGCGTCCCTCGTCGGTCAGGGCTCGGCGATCTTCGAGGCGGTCCGCAAGGGCTTCCAGGGCGGGGCTCCGAACACTGGCAGCACCAACGGGTCTGCCCCCAAACCCGTCAAGATCACCCCCGAACTGATGACCTGAGTCCCGCGCATACCGAACTGCCCTGCGCATACCGAACTGCCCCCGTCGCGCCACTTTCAGCCGATTTCGGGCAGTTCGGTATGCGCGGGGCACCGTCAGCCGCGGATCAGTCGGCCGCCGACCCAGACCGACACCACGTCGGCGGGGGTGGCGAGAGCGAAAACCCTGGCCAGCGCGTCGGTTGGATCGGCGGCATTGGCCAGGTTGACCGCGAGCTGGGTCCCCGGGGCCGGCCGGATCAGGACGGCGTCGAAGGACTTGCCCACGCCGAAGTCGCCGAGCTGGTGGTCCAACCCGAGAGCCCGTGCCCCCGCACGGGTGGCCAGGTAGAGAAGGTGGACGGGACTCAGCGGCCGGCCCTGCACGCCGAGCAGCTGTTGGACGAAGTAGGCCTGCAGGGCCTCCTTGATCAGGAACAATCCTGTCCCGGCCCCGACGTCCGACCCAAGCGCGACGCCGACCCCGTGCTCCAGATGACGACGCAGCGGGAACAGGCCGCTGCCGAGGGCGGCATTGCTGGTCGGGCAGTGCGACACCCAGGCGCCGGTGTCCCCCATCAACGCCAGCTCGGCGTCCCCGGCGTGGACGTTGTGGGCGAAGACGCTGCGCGACGTCACCAGCCCATGACGGTGGTAGGTGTCGAGGTAGTCGCGGCTCCCGGCGAACAACGCGGCGACACTCCGGACCTCGGCGAGGTTCTCGTTGAGGTGCGAGGTGAACCAGAGGTCCTCGCCCAGCAGTTCGCCGCAGACCTCGAGCATGGCGTCCGTCGTCGAGAGGGCGAACCGCGGCGTGACGGCGTAGCGGATCCGGCCCCGGCCGTGCCACCTCCGGATCAGCTCGCGACTCCGGGTCAGCGCCTGGTCCGGCGTGCAGAGCAGGTCAGGTCGCAGGATCCGGTCGCTGACGACCAGACCGGAGGTGATGTTCAGCCCGACCTGTTCGGCCTGCTCGAAGAACACGTCCATCGCCGCAGCGAAATGGGCACCGAACACCAACGCGGTGGTGGTGCCCGACGACACCAGGTTGGCCAGGAAATCGGTGGCGACCGCCGCGGCGTACCCGCGGTCGGCGAGCCGGCTCTCCTCCGGCAGCGCACACCTCTCCAGCCAGTCCAGCAGCGGCATCCCGAGACCACCGATGGCACGGATCTGCGGCAGGTGGACGTGGGTGTCGACGAAGCCGGGCAGCAGGATCCCGCCGTCGAGGTCGACCACCGACTCCTCCGGGTGCAAGCCGGACAATGTAGCGAAAGACCCACGCGCCGTGATGATTCCGTCGGACACCAGCACGGCGCCGTCCTGGTCGGACACCATCGCGTCGGCGGATTCGCCGGCGAACGGATCGCCGGGCGTGTCGATCACGGTGGCGCGGTACAGGGTCATACCGCAGAGCAAACCAAACCCACATGTCACGCCGGTAACGGCATCCTGCTCCGCGTCGACCCACCCCGGGGAGTCCAAGATCACAGCCACCGACAGGTGAACATCGCCCGACGGGCGGGCCATCCGCCGGATCGAAACGATTTAATACAGACGTCCCACCCACCCTCGAGTACCCCGCTTGGACCCCTGTGAACGACGTTCTGGCCAGCTCCACGCACCCCGGCGATCTCACCGCCGCCGCCACCGGTCACCCTCGACGGAGCACGACCCACCCCCGACCGAGCGCGACCAGGCTGGCCGTGTTGCTCGGTGCGTTGACCGCGATCGGTCCCCTCACCATCGACATGTACCTGCCTGCGCTTCCCACCATCGCCCGCCACTTCGTCGCTTCGGACTCCGCGGCGCAGGCCACGCTGACGGGTTCCCTGCTCGGCCTGGCGTTCGGGCAGTTGCTGGTCGGACCGCTGGCGGATTCGTTCGGTCGTCGTGCGCCGTTGATCGCAGGCATGCTCCTGCACGTCCTGGCGTCCGTGTTCTGTGCGCTGGTTCCGAACATCGAGTTGCTCACCGTGGCCCGGACGCTGCAGGGTGTGGGCGCATCGGCCGGCGCCGTGGTCGCACTGGCCATCATTCGCGATCGGTACACGGGAATGGCTGCGGCCAAACTCATGTCGCGTCTGATGCTGGTGACCGGGGTGGCGCCCGTGCTGGCCCCGACCGTCGGCAGCTTCATGCTGCGGGTGACGTCGTGGAACGGCCTGTTCGTGGTGCTGGCCGTGGCTGGCGGGGTGCTGGCATCGCTGTCGGCCTTCGTCGTCCCGGAGACCCATCCGCCGCACCGGCGTCAACGGGCCGGCATCGGCCACACGTTCCGCACCTACGGCTCGCTGATCCTCGAGCGCCAGTTCATCGGCCTGTGCCTGACCGCCGGCCTGGCCATGACGGTGATCCTCGGGTACGTCAGCGGATCGTCCTTCGTGCTGCAGCAGCAGTACGGCCTCTCGTCCGCGGTGTTCGGCCTGGTCTTCGCCGCGAACTCCATCGGCCTGATCTCCGCGAGCCAGCTGAACCCGTTGCTGCTGCGCAGGTTCAGCGCCGCGCAGATCCTGATCGGATCGCTGGTGGCGTGCGCGGTGTCGGCGGCGGTGATGGTGGTGCTCACGGCCAGCGGCACGATGGGCATCTGGGGACTGCTGATCCCGCTGTTCTTCACCATCGCGACCGCCGGGCTCGCGCTGCCGAACGTCCCGGCCCTTGCGCTGGCGCGGCATGGCGCCAGGGCCGGTACGGCGGCCGCCCTACTCGGGGCCTGTCAGTTCGGCATCGGGGCGATGCTGTCCCCGCTGGTCGGAATCGGCGGGACGGTGACCGCGGCCGGCATGGCCGTGGTCGTCTTCGCCGCGGCCCTGCTGGGCAGCCTGGTCCTCATCGTGTTCGCCCGGCCCCTGACGATCGAGGTCGCCGACGACCCGGGCGTCATGGTGATGCACTGACGGCGCATCGCTTTGATCCGCGCAGATCTCAGCTCGTCCGGTGGACTTTGTGCTGCGCCGCCTGGGCTCTGGGCCGCAGCACGAGCAGGTCGACGTTGACATGGGCCGGCCTGGTCACCGCCCAGCAGACCGTGTCGGCGACGTCGTCAGCCGTCAGCGGCTCCTCGACACCCTGGTAGACCGCGGCCGCCTTCGACGTGTCGCCGCGCATCCGGTTGACGGCGAACTCGTCGGTACGGACCATGCCCGGCGCGATCTCGATCACCCGGACCGGCTGGTCGAACAGTTCCAGGCGCAGGGTCGCGGCGATCGCGTGGGTGCCGTGCTTGGTAGCGACGTACCCGCCACCGCCTTCGTAGGCGACGAAGCCTGCCGTCGAGGACATGACGACGATCGTTCCGGCGCCGCCGGCGATCAGCTTCGGCAGGAGGGCCTGCGTCACCTGCAGCGTGCCCATCACGTTGACCTCGAACATGGCGCGCCAGTCTGCCGGATCGGCCGTGGCGACCGGGTCGGCCCCGAAAGCGCCGCCGGCGTTGTTGAACAACACGTCGACCCGGTCGAGCGTCGCCGCGAACTTCTGCACCGCCTCGCGGTCGGTCACGTCCAGTTGATAGGCGGCGCCGCCGATCTCGTCGGCAAGTGCGGTGAGTCGGTCGAGCCGGCGGGCGGCGAGGACCACCCGGTACCCGGCGGCGGCCAGTTGCCGTGCGGTCGCCGCTCCGATGCCACTGCTGGCGCCGGTGACGACTGCGACCTTGCGGTCGTCGGGTGGTGCGGACGTGCTGGTGTCGAGCTGCATGCCGGGGTCTCCTTCGCGGGTTCCCCGCAAGCGTTGCACATCGGGACCGTCCGATCTGCTACCGGATGCCGGCCCAGACCGAGCGCTCGGCCGGCCTGGGATCGCTGACCAGGGCGTTGGTCTCGTCGAATCGCATGACGTTCCGCTCCGCGCCGTAGGGGGGCCAACCCGGCCGGCCCTCCCGGATGAAGGACACCCAGGCAGCGTGCATCGAGTCGGCCAGCGCCTGGGGAGGGTGGTTCCCCGTCATCGGGCGTCCCTGCGGATCGGCCAGGTTGTCGAACGTGAAGCCGATCTCGAGTGCGTGGCAGGCGCCCAGGGCACCGTCGAACTGCGGGCTGCGCCAGGCGAACTCGTAGCTGTGGGTGTCGAGCCCCAGCGCCGACCTGGCCTCCGCGAGCCGGACTGCCGGCAGCCGGAAGAACCAGTCGGTGTAGATCGCCGTCATGAGCTCACCCGGGGTGGCATCCGGTCGGTCCGACCGGTAGGTGTCGATCAGGGTCGCGGCGTCTGCGCCGAGGGCGGGCAGCATCGAGCGCAGGAGGTTCTCGTCGACCATCGCGGCGAATCCGTTGGGCACCAGGAAGAGCGCGTGCTCGTCGAGGTTCGACCCGACGAGCACCTCGATGTCGGCGGAGGCTCCCCCGACGATCGCGTCGATCGGCCGCTGCGGCACGATGTCGCCGTCCACGATCGGCTCGAACGCCATCAGGTTGACGGTGATCTCGGCCCACCGGGCCGGGTCGGGTGCGGTGAGGATCGACTCGGAGACCGCCGCCTGTGCGGCGACGAGGTCGGCGACCGGGACCGAACCCAGGCCGGACGCGGTCGGCTCCACGCCGAGTCGGTGCGCCACGTCTGCGATGACCCGTTCGGCGGTGGCCGGCGTGAGTGTGTGGTGCCCGGCCCCGCTCTGCAGGATCGCCCGCCGGAACAATCCCTCGGCCAGGGGCATGGACAGCAACGTGCCGATGCTCATCGCGCCCGCTGACTCGCCGGCGATCGTGACACGAGCGGGATCGCCGCCGAACTGTGCGATGTTGTCGCGGACCCAGGTGAGGGCGGCCACCTGGTCGAGCAGGCCGCGGTTGGGCACCGCATCGGTGACGGCTCCGAATCCGTCCACCCCGAGCCGGTAGTTGATGCTGACGCACGCCACACCATCCCGGGCGAAGGCGGTGCCGTCGTAGATCGGGACGGCCCCGCTGCCGTTGACGAACGCACCGCCGTGGATCCACACGAGCACCGGCAGGTCGGCTGCATCCTGCGGCGTCCACACGTTGAGATTGAGGCAGCCCTGGCCGGCGACCTGCGGATCCGGCAGGAGCGCGTCGATCGGGGGGGCGTAGCCGGGCTTGGGTGCGGTGGCCCCGAATTCGGTGGCCTCCCGGATGCCGCTCCAGGCCCGCGCCGGTGCAGGTGCCGCGAACCTCCGTTCGCCGAACGGCTCGTCCGCGTAGGGAATGCCGAGGAACGAGCGCACGCCGTCCTTCTCGTGCCCGCGCAGCTGTCCCTGTGCGACGGTGACCATCGGATCCATCGTTTCTCCTCTGTGCACGGTGCCTGCTCCACGGCCCTGTGGAACGAGTTCACCCACCGGAAATACCCGATTCACACTAGGGCCTGCTCCTGACGAGCAGCGACCGGCCCCGCGGTCGGCATTTGTCCGGTCCTGGCGCAAACGAGTCCGTTTGACGGGGGCACGGACATCAATGGATGCCCCTCCGCCCCGGCAATTCGGTCAGAACGCCCCTCGCGCGCTGCGTTTCGGTCCGATAGCGGGCAGACCCCGAATGGGATCCGATCCCGAACATGACGGGGACAACAAATCGTCGTTACTTCTGCCGCAGGTCGGTTTTGTCGGTCCGGCACCCCATCACGCCTTCGCAGAGCCCTGCCGGGAGAAATGGTCAAGAAATGGTAAACACTCCGAAGGAATGATCTTCCATGGGCTGCAACCTTTCTCGTCGCCAAGGTCGAAGACGGCAGTAGGGGGTTCGGTGCCACTCGTGCACGGGGGGCCGGACCTCGTGCCGGACCCGGCGACACGTCGCCGGTGAAACACCCTGGTGCCTTGACGATGGTCGCGCGGACCTGCAATATTTCGCATCACACGGCATTCCCGCGATACTCCCGGTACACCGGCAGCACACCGTTGTGCAGCGACACGTTCATCGGCACGTCCATCAGCACGTTCGTCATCAGGAGGATGCGTGACCTCGACAATCAATGCGGGCCCACAGGGCGAGATGAAGCTCGA is from Nakamurella sp. PAMC28650 and encodes:
- a CDS encoding flotillin family protein, translated to MFGYRVPDPDEALLISGGRSSSGAPFRVVIGHGAFVPPIFRRANLLSLAMTESEVQETCVTKQGIALNVKAVIAFKVGGDVESIVAAGQRFLSDQDQMSILTGRIFAGHLRSIIGSMTVEEIVTERQKLATEVLDGSKEEMAKIGLTVDALQIQSIDDGRLGYIAAMSAPHNAAIQQAAAIAQSNANQMAAQAEQDSLRKQAEYQRQTTIVQAQYKAEVDKAQASAAQAGPLSQAQAQLEVLQAQKDVAERNAELREQQLVAEVVKPAQAEAEKTKILAAAEAEKIQILAAAAASNNRVALDRMLIEQLPEIVKSAAQGLNGANVTVLNGADGLGDIAASLVGQGSAIFEAVRKGFQGGAPNTGSTNGSAPKPVKITPELMT
- the guaD gene encoding guanine deaminase, which codes for MTLYRATVIDTPGDPFAGESADAMVSDQDGAVLVSDGIITARGSFATLSGLHPEESVVDLDGGILLPGFVDTHVHLPQIRAIGGLGMPLLDWLERCALPEESRLADRGYAAAVATDFLANLVSSGTTTALVFGAHFAAAMDVFFEQAEQVGLNITSGLVVSDRILRPDLLCTPDQALTRSRELIRRWHGRGRIRYAVTPRFALSTTDAMLEVCGELLGEDLWFTSHLNENLAEVRSVAALFAGSRDYLDTYHRHGLVTSRSVFAHNVHAGDAELALMGDTGAWVSHCPTSNAALGSGLFPLRRHLEHGVGVALGSDVGAGTGLFLIKEALQAYFVQQLLGVQGRPLSPVHLLYLATRAGARALGLDHQLGDFGVGKSFDAVLIRPAPGTQLAVNLANAADPTDALARVFALATPADVVSVWVGGRLIRG
- a CDS encoding multidrug effflux MFS transporter; its protein translation is MNDVLASSTHPGDLTAAATGHPRRSTTHPRPSATRLAVLLGALTAIGPLTIDMYLPALPTIARHFVASDSAAQATLTGSLLGLAFGQLLVGPLADSFGRRAPLIAGMLLHVLASVFCALVPNIELLTVARTLQGVGASAGAVVALAIIRDRYTGMAAAKLMSRLMLVTGVAPVLAPTVGSFMLRVTSWNGLFVVLAVAGGVLASLSAFVVPETHPPHRRQRAGIGHTFRTYGSLILERQFIGLCLTAGLAMTVILGYVSGSSFVLQQQYGLSSAVFGLVFAANSIGLISASQLNPLLLRRFSAAQILIGSLVACAVSAAVMVVLTASGTMGIWGLLIPLFFTIATAGLALPNVPALALARHGARAGTAAALLGACQFGIGAMLSPLVGIGGTVTAAGMAVVVFAAALLGSLVLIVFARPLTIEVADDPGVMVMH
- a CDS encoding SDR family oxidoreductase, producing the protein MQLDTSTSAPPDDRKVAVVTGASSGIGAATARQLAAAGYRVVLAARRLDRLTALADEIGGAAYQLDVTDREAVQKFAATLDRVDVLFNNAGGAFGADPVATADPADWRAMFEVNVMGTLQVTQALLPKLIAGGAGTIVVMSSTAGFVAYEGGGGYVATKHGTHAIAATLRLELFDQPVRVIEIAPGMVRTDEFAVNRMRGDTSKAAAVYQGVEEPLTADDVADTVCWAVTRPAHVNVDLLVLRPRAQAAQHKVHRTS